A window of Streptomyces marispadix contains these coding sequences:
- a CDS encoding PA14 domain-containing protein, translated as MLAASLGPASPAAAAPSASSAGGSAPEVHGLKGEYWTQSAPGAHDFDTLQATAFDPSLDFADLEPRLKERSGQADHASVRWTGTLTPTRTGAHTFHITGDNGFRMWIDDELVIDHWVADWDKEQTSEPVQLTEGTEHSVKVEYFEEDGGSSLHVSWTPPGGEKTAIPQSAYTPPGDLDYDGPAVVRVGESGRTLEMAFAQRLTEPPAGFPDHLSAVIGGAEWPLGSARLDPRDDHRLLISLDEPVVGQGGTAEVRYDGDGGLADSDGGEVGGFWTAGENGSTYQLSTEWTDDAGPDNALPEYPRPQLKRDKWRNLNGTWQFAGAEKGEQPPVGKERRLDEKILVPYPVESRLSGVERHEERMWYKRSFDVPADWDVGSGKRLHLNFDAVDWQAEVYVNGEKVGGHKGGYDRFTVDVTDALRPGGEQELVVGVYDPTDSPDGENPPVGKQRLDPEGIWYTPSSGIWQTVWMEPVAEQHTTDVHTTPDIDGEQVTVTARGVPEGVPVTAVVYDSPPGDGGERAAAREAGRETGRATGSGDEPFDVPVPDPKLWSPDDPHLYTLKVTVGEGGSADTVESYFGMREIGVKTVDGKRHMVLNGKPVFSMATLDQGFWPDGLHTAPTDEALAFDLQAHKKLGFNSVRKHIKVEPDRWFYHADRLGLLVWQDMPSMRSDRTPDEAARTQFEHELKRMIAQHDSHPSVIMWVTFNEGWGQYDQARIADYAKELDPTRLVNNMSGHNCCGAVDGGNGDISDAHGYPGAQLPAADGERALVSGEYGGLGLAVPGHAWPVRHTYVGVKKEKFTDEYLAKLKDIERFAACEGSSGAVYTQITDLEGELNGLLTYDRKVGKADADRLSKAHAALIKGVADGTLTCERE; from the coding sequence CTGCTGGCGGCCTCGCTGGGGCCCGCGTCCCCTGCCGCCGCCGCGCCGTCCGCCTCGTCCGCGGGCGGCAGCGCCCCCGAGGTGCATGGCCTCAAGGGCGAGTACTGGACCCAATCGGCCCCCGGCGCCCACGACTTCGACACCCTCCAGGCCACCGCCTTCGACCCGTCACTCGACTTCGCCGACCTCGAACCCCGCCTGAAGGAGCGCTCAGGACAGGCGGACCACGCCAGCGTCCGCTGGACCGGGACGCTCACACCCACCAGGACCGGCGCGCACACCTTCCATATCACCGGCGACAACGGCTTCCGCATGTGGATCGACGACGAGCTGGTCATCGACCACTGGGTCGCCGACTGGGACAAGGAGCAGACCTCCGAGCCGGTGCAGCTCACGGAGGGCACCGAGCACTCCGTGAAGGTCGAGTACTTCGAGGAGGACGGCGGCTCCAGCCTCCATGTGAGCTGGACGCCGCCCGGAGGCGAGAAGACCGCGATCCCGCAGTCCGCCTACACCCCTCCCGGCGACCTCGACTACGACGGACCTGCCGTCGTACGGGTCGGCGAATCCGGCCGCACTCTGGAGATGGCCTTCGCACAGCGGCTCACCGAGCCGCCCGCCGGATTCCCGGACCATCTCAGCGCCGTGATCGGCGGCGCCGAATGGCCGCTGGGCAGCGCCCGGTTGGACCCCCGCGACGACCACCGGCTGCTGATCTCCCTCGACGAGCCGGTCGTCGGCCAGGGCGGTACGGCCGAAGTGCGCTACGACGGCGACGGCGGACTCGCGGACTCCGACGGCGGTGAGGTCGGCGGCTTCTGGACCGCGGGAGAGAACGGCTCTACGTACCAGCTCTCCACCGAGTGGACCGACGACGCAGGACCGGACAACGCCCTGCCCGAATACCCCCGGCCCCAGCTCAAGCGGGACAAGTGGCGTAACCTCAACGGCACTTGGCAGTTCGCCGGAGCCGAGAAGGGCGAGCAGCCGCCGGTGGGCAAGGAGCGCCGCCTCGACGAGAAGATCCTCGTGCCCTACCCCGTCGAGTCCCGCCTCTCCGGCGTCGAACGGCACGAGGAACGCATGTGGTACAAGCGGTCGTTCGACGTCCCCGCCGACTGGGACGTCGGCTCCGGCAAGCGGCTGCACCTCAACTTCGACGCCGTCGACTGGCAAGCCGAGGTCTACGTCAACGGGGAGAAGGTCGGCGGCCACAAGGGCGGCTACGACCGCTTCACGGTGGACGTCACCGACGCCCTGCGGCCCGGCGGCGAACAGGAACTCGTCGTGGGCGTCTACGACCCGACGGACTCGCCGGACGGGGAGAACCCGCCCGTGGGCAAGCAGCGACTGGACCCCGAGGGCATCTGGTACACCCCGTCGTCCGGCATCTGGCAGACCGTGTGGATGGAGCCCGTCGCGGAGCAGCACACCACCGACGTCCATACGACCCCCGACATCGACGGCGAGCAGGTCACCGTCACGGCGCGCGGCGTGCCCGAGGGCGTGCCCGTCACCGCAGTCGTATACGACTCCCCGCCCGGCGACGGCGGCGAGCGCGCCGCAGCCCGTGAGGCCGGGCGCGAGACCGGAAGGGCCACCGGCAGCGGCGACGAGCCCTTCGACGTCCCCGTTCCCGACCCGAAGCTCTGGTCGCCGGACGACCCGCACCTCTACACGCTCAAGGTGACGGTGGGAGAAGGCGGTTCGGCCGACACCGTCGAGAGCTACTTCGGGATGCGCGAGATCGGCGTGAAGACCGTGGACGGCAAGCGGCACATGGTGCTCAACGGCAAGCCCGTCTTCTCCATGGCCACGCTCGACCAGGGCTTCTGGCCCGACGGCCTCCACACAGCACCCACCGACGAGGCGCTCGCCTTCGACCTACAGGCCCACAAGAAGCTGGGCTTCAACTCGGTGCGCAAGCACATCAAGGTCGAACCGGACCGCTGGTTCTACCACGCCGACCGGCTCGGCCTGCTGGTGTGGCAGGACATGCCCTCGATGCGTTCGGACAGGACGCCGGACGAGGCGGCACGCACACAGTTCGAGCACGAGCTGAAGCGCATGATCGCCCAGCACGACAGCCATCCGTCGGTGATCATGTGGGTCACCTTCAACGAAGGCTGGGGGCAGTACGACCAGGCCCGTATCGCCGACTACGCCAAGGAGCTCGACCCGACGCGGCTGGTGAACAACATGAGCGGCCACAACTGCTGCGGCGCCGTCGACGGCGGCAACGGCGACATCTCCGACGCGCACGGCTATCCGGGGGCCCAACTGCCGGCGGCCGACGGCGAACGGGCCCTGGTCAGCGGCGAGTACGGCGGCCTCGGGCTGGCCGTGCCCGGACACGCGTGGCCCGTGCGGCACACCTATGTCGGTGTGAAGAAGGAGAAGTTCACCGACGAGTACCTGGCGAAGCTCAAGGACATCGAGCGGTTCGCCGCCTGCGAGGGCAGCAGCGGCGCCGTCTACACCCAGATCACCGACCTGGAAGGGGAGTTGAACGGCCTGCTGACGTATGACCGCAAGGTCGGCAAGGCCGACGCGGACCGGCTGTCCAAGGCACACGCCGCCCTGATCAAGGGCGTCGCCGACGGCACCCTCACCTGCGAACGCGAGTAA
- a CDS encoding LacI family DNA-binding transcriptional regulator, producing MRVSLKDVAEHAGVSVKTVSNVVNKYPHVTPAMREKVQRAIDDLGYRPNLTARHLRKGRTGIIALAVPELGNPYFAELAGDVIDAAAAHDYTVLLDHTQGRRERELLVTQGFQARVIDGLILNPLELEAEDLAAGTGSGPLVLIGERSYDLPYDHIAIDNIAAARTAVRHLLELGRRRIAFLGARGDRPSQPSHLRLLGWQAELAARGVTADEALVAPVEGWDRADGAAAMAALLDAGQRPDAVFAYNDLIAIGAMRVMSERGLRVPEDVAVVGFDDLTEGRYGAVTLTTVAPDKKAIARLAVESIVGRLAGKNDEASRGGDGSGDGDGIGRREGGHSRELRPGFALMERESTLGRAARG from the coding sequence GTGAGGGTGAGTCTCAAGGACGTCGCTGAGCACGCCGGGGTCTCGGTCAAGACCGTCTCCAACGTGGTGAACAAGTATCCGCACGTCACTCCCGCCATGCGGGAGAAGGTCCAGCGCGCCATCGACGATCTCGGCTACCGGCCGAACCTCACCGCCCGGCACCTGCGCAAGGGCCGTACGGGGATCATCGCGCTGGCCGTGCCCGAGCTGGGCAATCCGTACTTCGCGGAGCTGGCGGGCGACGTGATCGACGCGGCCGCGGCACACGACTACACGGTGCTGCTGGACCACACCCAGGGGCGCCGCGAGCGTGAACTGCTCGTCACACAGGGCTTCCAGGCCCGCGTCATCGACGGACTGATCCTCAACCCGCTGGAGCTGGAGGCGGAGGACCTGGCGGCGGGCACCGGCAGCGGTCCGCTGGTGCTGATAGGGGAGCGGAGCTACGACCTCCCCTACGACCACATCGCCATCGACAACATCGCCGCGGCGCGCACAGCCGTACGGCATCTGCTGGAGCTGGGCAGGCGCCGCATCGCCTTCCTCGGCGCCAGGGGCGACCGTCCGAGTCAGCCCTCCCATCTGCGACTCCTCGGCTGGCAGGCCGAGTTGGCGGCCCGCGGCGTCACGGCCGACGAGGCGCTCGTGGCGCCGGTCGAGGGCTGGGACCGGGCCGACGGTGCGGCGGCGATGGCCGCCCTGCTGGACGCGGGGCAGCGTCCCGACGCGGTGTTCGCCTACAACGACCTGATCGCGATAGGGGCGATGAGGGTGATGTCGGAGCGAGGGCTGCGGGTGCCGGAGGACGTAGCGGTCGTAGGGTTCGACGATCTCACCGAGGGCCGGTACGGAGCCGTGACGTTGACGACGGTGGCACCGGACAAGAAGGCGATAGCGCGGCTGGCGGTGGAGTCGATCGTCGGGCGCCTCGCCGGGAAGAACGACGAGGCGAGCAGGGGCGGCGACGGCAGCGGGGACGGCGACGGCATCGGGCGCCGCGAGGGTGGCCACAGCCGTGAACTCCGGCCTGGATTCGCCCTGATGGAGCGGGAGAGCACGCTCGGGAGGGCGGCTCGCGGCTGA
- a CDS encoding ABC transporter substrate-binding protein, translated as MKQVARRFTVAAILTALALSTGCAKSEDDADKAKPGAGGEGGGQVAAEPTKGAKTCTVDQYGGKKLDLSKATVGFSQSEKEANPFRIAETASIKAEAKKRKIKLLTANAQSQFSKQISDVQDLISKGADLLVVAPLNSDGWEPVLKQAAAKKVPIVTIDRKINAKACKDYVSFIGSDFVQQGRRAADQMIKATGGKGEVAILLGTPGNNVTTERTEGFRDRIKEKAPKLKVVFKQTGEFAREKGQQVTEQLIQSKPDIDGIYAENDEMGLGAVNALKSAGKKAGDVKIVTVDGTRNAVQGITDKWIHGVIESNPRFGPLAFSTLDDFTRGKEVGQTIVIKDSAYTAANAEQDLSKAY; from the coding sequence ATGAAGCAGGTCGCAAGGCGCTTCACTGTCGCCGCAATACTCACCGCTCTCGCCCTCTCCACCGGCTGCGCCAAGTCCGAGGACGATGCCGACAAGGCCAAGCCGGGCGCCGGCGGCGAGGGCGGCGGGCAGGTCGCCGCCGAGCCCACGAAGGGCGCCAAGACCTGCACCGTCGACCAGTACGGCGGCAAGAAGCTGGACCTCTCGAAGGCCACCGTCGGCTTCTCCCAGTCCGAGAAGGAGGCCAACCCCTTCCGGATAGCCGAGACCGCCTCCATCAAGGCGGAGGCGAAGAAGCGCAAGATCAAGCTGCTGACGGCGAACGCGCAGTCGCAGTTCTCCAAGCAGATCAGCGATGTGCAGGACCTCATCTCCAAGGGCGCCGACCTTCTCGTCGTGGCGCCGCTCAACTCCGACGGCTGGGAGCCGGTGCTCAAGCAGGCCGCCGCGAAGAAGGTCCCGATCGTCACCATCGACCGGAAGATCAACGCCAAGGCGTGCAAGGACTACGTCAGCTTCATCGGCTCCGACTTCGTCCAGCAGGGCCGCCGCGCCGCCGACCAGATGATCAAGGCCACCGGCGGCAAGGGCGAGGTCGCCATCCTCCTCGGCACCCCCGGCAACAACGTCACCACCGAACGCACCGAGGGCTTCCGCGACCGCATCAAGGAGAAGGCGCCGAAGCTCAAGGTCGTCTTCAAGCAGACCGGCGAGTTCGCCCGTGAGAAGGGCCAGCAGGTCACCGAGCAGCTCATCCAGTCCAAGCCGGACATCGACGGGATCTACGCCGAGAACGACGAGATGGGCCTGGGCGCGGTCAACGCCCTCAAGAGCGCGGGCAAGAAGGCCGGCGACGTGAAGATCGTGACCGTCGACGGCACCCGCAACGCCGTTCAGGGCATCACCGACAAGTGGATCCACGGCGTGATCGAGTCCAACCCGCGCTTCGGTCCTCTCGCGTTCTCCACGCTCGACGACTTCACCCGCGGCAAGGAGGTCGGTCAGACCATCGTCATCAAGGACAGTGCCTACACAGCGGCGAACGCCGAGCAGGACCTGAGCAAGGCGTACTGA
- a CDS encoding ATP-binding cassette domain-containing protein, which produces MTRYALSTRGLTKRFPGVLALDRVDFGVSPGEVHALIGENGAGKSTLIKVLTGVYAPDEGEVLHDGRPVSFATPLAAQQAGISTIYQEVNLVPLMSVARNLFLGREPRKRFGLIDFARMHGESERILRDYGVRTDVRRPLGELGVGAQQMVALARAVSVDARVVVMDEPTSSLEPREVETLFGVIRRLRDEGVAVVYVSHRLDELYAVCDAVTVLRDGRTVHSGPLAGLERLKLVSLMLGREIGEVRAEGTTKFGGDHEAASAEPVLRAEGVSVPHQLHGVSFAVRPGEVMGLGGLLGSGRTETVKAVAGALTPSAGRITVAGMPVRKGSPGAAIRAGISLLPEDRKSEGIVPGLSVRENIALAVLPRLSRAGLVSEARIDALVGKFMDRLRIKASSPHQKAGELSGGNQQKVLLARWLAAEPRVLLLDEPTRGIDVGAKAEVQRLVDELAEDGLGVLLISSDLEELIEGSDRVVVLRDGAVVGELTGDDVTEDRLMEAIAAAGDGDPPDGDSLDGDSPDGTPEERGGAGTEDGTDDGVDDRAKGAAKDATEEAASAAGDGHASDGPAGDGKEDGTEDRKGGSGPRSPREEAPHG; this is translated from the coding sequence ATGACGCGGTACGCCCTCTCCACGCGCGGACTCACCAAGCGCTTCCCCGGTGTACTCGCCCTGGACCGCGTCGACTTCGGCGTCAGTCCCGGCGAGGTGCACGCGCTGATCGGGGAGAACGGCGCCGGCAAGTCCACGCTCATCAAGGTGCTCACCGGCGTCTACGCCCCGGACGAGGGCGAGGTGCTGCACGACGGGAGGCCCGTCTCGTTCGCGACGCCGCTCGCGGCCCAGCAGGCGGGCATCTCCACCATCTACCAGGAGGTCAATCTCGTCCCGCTGATGAGCGTGGCCCGCAACCTCTTCCTGGGGCGCGAGCCGCGCAAACGGTTCGGGCTGATCGACTTCGCCCGCATGCACGGGGAGAGCGAGCGGATACTGCGCGACTACGGCGTGCGCACGGACGTCCGCCGCCCTCTGGGCGAACTCGGCGTCGGCGCACAGCAGATGGTGGCCCTGGCGCGGGCGGTCTCCGTCGACGCCAGGGTCGTCGTCATGGACGAGCCGACGTCGTCGCTGGAGCCGCGCGAGGTGGAGACCCTCTTCGGCGTCATCCGGAGGCTGCGGGACGAAGGCGTCGCCGTGGTCTACGTCAGCCACCGGCTCGACGAGTTGTACGCCGTGTGCGACGCGGTGACCGTGCTGCGCGACGGACGCACCGTGCACAGCGGTCCGCTGGCGGGCCTGGAGAGGCTGAAGCTGGTGTCGCTGATGCTGGGACGGGAGATCGGGGAGGTGCGGGCGGAGGGCACCACCAAGTTCGGCGGCGACCACGAGGCGGCCTCGGCCGAGCCGGTGCTGCGCGCCGAAGGCGTCAGCGTCCCGCACCAGCTACACGGCGTCTCGTTCGCGGTGCGCCCGGGTGAAGTGATGGGCCTGGGCGGGCTGTTGGGCTCGGGCCGCACGGAGACCGTCAAGGCCGTCGCCGGTGCGCTGACGCCCAGCGCAGGCCGGATCACGGTGGCGGGCATGCCAGTGCGCAAGGGCTCTCCGGGCGCCGCGATCCGGGCGGGCATATCCCTGCTGCCCGAGGACCGCAAGAGCGAGGGCATCGTGCCGGGGCTGTCGGTGCGCGAGAACATCGCGCTGGCCGTGCTGCCCCGGCTCTCCCGTGCCGGTCTGGTGTCGGAGGCGCGGATCGACGCGCTGGTCGGCAAGTTCATGGACCGGCTGCGGATCAAGGCGTCCTCGCCGCATCAGAAGGCGGGCGAACTCTCCGGCGGCAACCAGCAGAAGGTCCTGCTGGCCCGCTGGCTGGCCGCCGAGCCGCGCGTGCTGCTGCTGGACGAGCCCACCCGCGGCATCGACGTCGGCGCCAAGGCCGAAGTGCAGCGCCTCGTGGACGAGTTGGCGGAGGACGGCTTGGGCGTGCTGCTGATCTCCTCCGACCTGGAGGAGCTGATCGAGGGCTCCGACCGGGTCGTGGTGCTGCGGGACGGGGCGGTGGTCGGCGAGCTGACCGGCGACGACGTCACCGAGGACCGGCTGATGGAGGCGATCGCCGCGGCAGGCGACGGCGATCCCCCGGACGGTGACTCCCTCGACGGCGACTCCCCTGACGGGACACCGGAGGAACGCGGCGGGGCCGGTACGGAGGACGGCACTGACGACGGCGTTGACGACCGCGCGAAGGGCGCTGCGAAGGACGCCACGGAAGAGGCCGCGAGTGCCGCGGGCGACGGGCACGCGAGCGACGGTCCCGCGGGCGACGGCAAGGAAGACGGCACGGAGGACCGTAAGGGCGGCTCAGGACCCCGTTCCCCGCGGGAGGAGGCACCCCATGGCTGA
- a CDS encoding ABC transporter permease produces MAEVALRRGSLDRPALYAWLQAYGVYVGVAALLLFNIVFTDHFLSTENFRTQAVQVAPILIVALGMALAIGSEGIDLSVGSVMALSTSLVALYLGYGPWIALLAAVLGGVAVGMVNGSLIALVGVQPIVATLALMVGGRGLALVLVPQLEDVRDPGMRALGSEDLLGVPYPVVIALVLVLLVAFTVRRTTFGRQLLAIGDSRPAARLAGLPVRRVLLCVYVASGVLAAVAGFLATARLQASDPTSLGTLMELSAITAVVVGGTPLSGGRVRIGGTVAGAVLIQLLTATLIKHDLPPSWTQIAQAVVIVLAVYAARERGKR; encoded by the coding sequence ATGGCTGAAGTCGCGCTCCGCCGCGGCTCGCTGGACCGGCCCGCCCTCTACGCCTGGCTTCAGGCGTACGGCGTTTATGTGGGCGTCGCGGCGCTGCTGCTGTTCAACATCGTCTTCACCGATCACTTCCTCTCGACGGAGAACTTCCGTACGCAGGCCGTGCAGGTCGCGCCCATCCTGATCGTGGCGCTGGGCATGGCACTGGCCATCGGCTCGGAGGGGATCGACCTCTCGGTCGGCTCGGTGATGGCGCTGTCCACGTCGCTGGTGGCGCTCTATCTGGGCTACGGGCCGTGGATTGCGCTGCTGGCGGCCGTGCTCGGCGGTGTCGCCGTCGGCATGGTCAACGGCTCGCTCATCGCGCTCGTCGGCGTGCAGCCCATCGTGGCGACGCTGGCGCTGATGGTCGGCGGCCGGGGCCTGGCGCTGGTGCTGGTGCCGCAGTTGGAGGACGTACGAGATCCGGGGATGCGGGCGTTGGGTTCGGAGGACCTGCTGGGTGTGCCCTATCCGGTGGTGATCGCGCTGGTCCTGGTGCTGCTCGTCGCGTTCACCGTGCGGCGCACGACCTTCGGCAGACAGCTTCTGGCGATCGGGGACAGCCGTCCCGCCGCCCGGCTGGCCGGACTCCCCGTACGACGGGTGCTGTTGTGCGTCTACGTGGCGTCCGGGGTGCTGGCGGCCGTAGCGGGCTTCCTCGCGACGGCCCGGCTACAGGCCAGCGATCCGACCTCGCTGGGCACCCTGATGGAGCTTTCGGCGATCACCGCCGTCGTGGTGGGCGGCACCCCGCTCAGCGGCGGCCGGGTACGCATCGGCGGCACGGTCGCCGGAGCCGTGCTCATCCAGCTCCTGACGGCGACGCTCATCAAGCACGACCTGCCGCCCTCCTGGACGCAGATCGCACAGGCCGTCGTGATCGTGCTCGCGGTGTACGCGGCACGTGAGAGGGGGAAGCGATGA
- a CDS encoding ABC transporter permease: MSAANTRQQGAGRPGTGSHGDGAPGKGVLGKGTPGGGPHGPGGEGVPPAKHLSSDHTVPGGPSARAERLSAFAQQHGALVALALTLLIASLSFESFAHPGNLENIAVSSAFLAIVALGMTFVIVSGGIDLSVGSVFALGGVLAAWGSRHGPLVALLLALGVCGAIGLVNGLLIARARLAPFIVTLAAMLGARGLLLNITDEGNDTFLVAKDSLFADLGRGKLLGIGVPVWIMLALFLLGGLLLRRTRFGQNVYAVGGNEDAASLMGTSVSRTKVSVYVISGLLAGLAGALNAAYLASGVTILGQGMELEAISAVVIGGTLLTGGLGFVSGSLVGVLLLKVIQNVINQIGSLDSAYQQVVSGAFLVVVVVVQTWLGRRRKARLTSSG; encoded by the coding sequence ATGAGCGCCGCGAACACACGTCAGCAGGGCGCAGGCCGGCCCGGCACCGGCTCGCACGGCGACGGGGCGCCCGGCAAGGGCGTACTCGGCAAGGGCACGCCGGGCGGCGGCCCGCACGGACCGGGCGGGGAAGGTGTTCCGCCCGCGAAGCACCTCTCCTCGGACCACACCGTCCCGGGCGGCCCGAGCGCACGTGCCGAGCGCCTCAGCGCCTTCGCCCAACAGCACGGTGCGCTCGTCGCGTTGGCGCTGACCCTGCTGATCGCCTCGCTGTCCTTCGAGTCCTTCGCGCATCCCGGCAATCTGGAGAACATCGCAGTCTCGTCGGCGTTCCTGGCGATCGTCGCGCTGGGCATGACGTTCGTGATCGTCTCGGGCGGCATCGACCTGTCGGTCGGCTCGGTCTTCGCGCTGGGCGGTGTGCTCGCCGCATGGGGCTCGCGGCACGGCCCGTTGGTGGCGCTGCTGCTGGCGCTGGGGGTGTGCGGCGCGATCGGGCTGGTCAACGGCCTGCTGATCGCCAGGGCCAGGCTGGCGCCGTTCATCGTCACGCTCGCCGCGATGCTGGGCGCACGCGGCTTGCTGCTCAACATCACCGACGAGGGCAACGACACCTTCCTGGTCGCCAAGGACTCGCTCTTCGCCGACCTGGGACGCGGGAAGCTGCTGGGAATCGGCGTACCGGTGTGGATCATGCTGGCGCTCTTCCTGCTCGGCGGCCTGCTGCTGCGCCGCACCCGATTCGGGCAGAACGTCTACGCGGTGGGCGGCAACGAGGACGCCGCTTCTCTCATGGGCACCTCGGTGAGCCGTACGAAGGTGTCGGTGTATGTGATCTCCGGGCTGCTGGCGGGACTTGCCGGTGCGCTCAACGCCGCCTATCTGGCCTCAGGAGTGACCATTCTCGGCCAGGGCATGGAGCTGGAGGCGATCTCGGCGGTCGTCATCGGCGGCACGCTGCTGACCGGCGGTCTGGGCTTCGTCAGCGGATCGCTCGTCGGCGTACTGCTGTTGAAGGTCATCCAGAACGTCATCAACCAGATCGGCTCGCTCGACTCGGCCTATCAGCAGGTGGTCAGCGGAGCCTTCCTCGTCGTGGTCGTGGTCGTACAGACCTGGCTGGGACGCAGACGTAAGGCCCGGCTGACGTCATCGGGCTGA
- a CDS encoding peptidoglycan-binding domain-containing protein translates to MQRKRAAVTAAALVAAGTMLAIPAVAHGAPSAPAAGTSAADAGHGLKWFQAKHGLSETGKVNKATAKALQQAPDSEMRKVFASPADLGPAELANARTVIGVGKGANIPEQGQVIALMTAMQESKFVNYTTPVDHDSLGIFQQRPSTGWGTPEQITDVPTSSKSFYGVAPFGSNPGLIQIDGWEGMPPGEVCQAVQRSAFPDRYAQWEQFARDLLAQEGPSVEPIP, encoded by the coding sequence ATGCAGAGAAAACGAGCAGCAGTCACAGCCGCAGCACTCGTAGCCGCGGGCACCATGCTCGCCATACCGGCCGTCGCCCACGGCGCACCCTCCGCGCCGGCCGCCGGGACATCGGCCGCGGACGCCGGCCACGGTCTGAAGTGGTTCCAGGCCAAGCACGGCCTCAGTGAGACGGGCAAGGTCAACAAGGCGACCGCCAAGGCCCTTCAGCAGGCACCCGACAGCGAGATGCGCAAGGTCTTCGCCTCCCCCGCCGACCTCGGGCCCGCCGAACTCGCCAACGCCCGTACGGTGATCGGCGTCGGCAAGGGCGCGAACATCCCCGAACAGGGCCAGGTCATCGCGCTGATGACGGCCATGCAGGAGTCGAAGTTCGTCAACTACACGACGCCCGTCGACCACGACTCCCTGGGCATCTTCCAGCAGCGGCCCAGCACGGGCTGGGGCACGCCGGAGCAGATCACCGACGTCCCCACGTCCTCCAAGTCCTTCTACGGAGTGGCGCCGTTCGGCTCCAACCCGGGCCTCATCCAGATCGACGGCTGGGAGGGCATGCCTCCCGGCGAGGTCTGCCAGGCCGTGCAGCGGTCGGCCTTCCCCGACCGGTACGCACAGTGGGAGCAGTTCGCACGCGACCTGCTCGCACAGGAAGGACCCTCCGTCGAGCCGATTCCCTGA
- a CDS encoding SDR family oxidoreductase has protein sequence MRTVVTGATGNLGRLVVDGLLEKVPAGQIVAVVRDREKAAPLAAKGVGLHVADYGTPGTLDGLFAEGDRVLLISGSEVDKDRAAQHTAVIESARDAGVSLLAYTSAPGKLTAALADAHHGTEKVLLDSGLPYVLLRNGWYNENYTEQLAPVLEHGAVVQAAGEGRVASAARADYAAAAVAVLTGEGHENSAFELSGDTAWSFGEYAAELSRQTGKEIAYNPVTAETYAGILTGAGLPEGLAAILADVDTSIADGELAGTSGDLARLIGRPTTPIADSIAAALKG, from the coding sequence ATGCGCACAGTCGTCACCGGAGCCACCGGGAATCTCGGCCGTCTCGTCGTCGACGGCCTGCTGGAGAAGGTTCCGGCGGGGCAGATAGTCGCCGTGGTCCGCGACCGCGAGAAGGCGGCACCGCTGGCCGCGAAGGGCGTGGGGCTGCACGTCGCCGACTACGGCACGCCCGGCACCCTCGACGGCCTCTTCGCAGAGGGCGACAGGGTGCTGCTGATCTCCGGCAGCGAGGTCGACAAGGACCGCGCCGCCCAGCACACCGCCGTCATCGAGTCGGCAAGGGACGCCGGAGTCTCGCTGCTCGCGTACACCAGCGCACCCGGGAAGCTGACCGCCGCACTGGCGGACGCCCACCACGGCACGGAGAAGGTACTGCTGGACTCCGGTCTGCCGTACGTCCTGCTGCGGAACGGCTGGTACAACGAGAACTACACCGAGCAGTTGGCCCCGGTGCTGGAGCACGGCGCCGTCGTACAGGCCGCCGGAGAGGGCCGCGTCGCCTCCGCCGCTCGTGCCGACTACGCGGCCGCGGCCGTAGCGGTGCTGACCGGGGAAGGCCACGAGAACTCGGCCTTCGAGCTGAGCGGCGACACCGCGTGGAGCTTCGGCGAGTACGCGGCGGAGCTGAGCAGGCAGACCGGCAAGGAGATCGCCTACAACCCGGTCACCGCCGAGACCTACGCCGGGATTCTCACCGGCGCCGGGCTTCCCGAGGGTCTGGCCGCGATCCTCGCCGACGTGGACACCTCCATCGCCGACGGCGAACTGGCGGGCACCAGCGGCGACCTGGCCCGGCTGATCGGCCGCCCGACGACCCCGATCGCCGACTCCATCGCGGCGGCGCTCAAGGGCTGA
- a CDS encoding winged helix-turn-helix transcriptional regulator, protein MCPYRLVLEHVTSRWGVLVLIRLLERPYRFNELRRAIGRVSEKMLTQTLQTLERDGLVHRDAKPVIPPRVDYSLTELGREAARQVRALAEWTEERMDAVQESRKKYDTAKGR, encoded by the coding sequence ATGTGCCCCTACCGCCTCGTGCTCGAACACGTCACCAGCCGCTGGGGCGTCCTCGTGCTGATCCGGCTGCTGGAGCGCCCGTACCGCTTCAACGAACTGCGCCGCGCCATCGGGCGCGTCAGCGAGAAGATGCTCACCCAGACCCTCCAGACCTTGGAGCGCGACGGGTTGGTGCACCGCGACGCGAAGCCGGTGATCCCGCCGCGCGTCGACTACTCCCTCACCGAACTGGGCCGCGAGGCGGCTCGGCAGGTGCGTGCGCTGGCCGAGTGGACCGAGGAGCGGATGGACGCCGTGCAGGAGTCGCGGAAGAAGTACGACACCGCCAAGGGGCGTTGA